A portion of the Malania oleifera isolate guangnan ecotype guangnan chromosome 3, ASM2987363v1, whole genome shotgun sequence genome contains these proteins:
- the LOC131150618 gene encoding tetrapyrrole-binding protein, chloroplastic, producing MATNSLQSLHHHHHHPLLRHLPTDHSPAPTLPSSLFLRPTTITTTTTLSTTPTTSLPSITHSLSSSTSNIPSTSQAAISYDLLHHHLSSKNFRQADEETRRLLIALAGEPAQKRGYVFFSEAQFIPETDLRAIDELWVQHSNSKFGYSVQKRIWEKANRDFTKFFLKVGWMKKLDTEIEQYNYRSFPNEFTWEMTEDTPEGHLPLTNALRGTQLLSSILSHPAFENTEEEKEETKEVADENGGLMGLRDTPKPMRETAFKPNYSF from the coding sequence aTGGCAACCAATTCCCTTCAGTccctccaccaccaccaccaccaccctcTCCTGAGGCACCTTCCCACTGATCACTCCCCTGCTCCCACCCTCCCCTCTTCACTCTTCCTCAGACCCACCACCATCACCACTACTACTACTCTCTCCACCACCCCCACCACTTCTCTCCCTTCcatcacacactctctctcctcctccaccaGCAATATACCCTCCACCTCCCAAGCTGCCATCTCCTATGACCTCCTCCACCACCACCTCTCCTCCAAAAACTTCCGGCAGGCCGACGAGGAGACCCGCCGCCTCCTCATCGCCCTCGCGGGCGAACCAGCCCAAAAGCGCGGCTACGTCTTCTTCTCCGAGGCCCAGTTCATCCCGGAAACCGATCTCCGGGCCATTGATGAACTTTGGGTGCAGCACAGCAACAGCAAGTTCGGGTACAGTGTGCAGAAGAGAATATGGGAAAAGGCCAACAGAGACTTCACGAAGTTCTTCCTCAAGGTTGGATGGATGAAGAAGCTTGACACTGAAATTGAGCAGTACAACTACAGGTCTTTTCCCAACGAGTTCACGTGGGAGATGACAGAGGACACCCCAGAGGGTCACTTGCCCTTAACAAATGCCCTTAGAGGTACCCAATTGCTCAGTAGCATCCTCAGCCACCCTGCTTTTGAGAACacagaagaagagaaggaagaaacAAAGGAAGTTGCAGATGAGAATGGAGGGCTAATGGGGTTAAGGGATACGCCAAAACCCATGAGGGAAACAGCGTTCAAGCCAAACTACAGCTTCTGA